In Sardina pilchardus chromosome 10, fSarPil1.1, whole genome shotgun sequence, one genomic interval encodes:
- the rxylt1 gene encoding ribitol-5-phosphate xylosyltransferase 1 yields MMRVLRRKIVVLVVAAYVAFSLYAAYNVFFSKRVMSRVHRVVKKGSAGGDAKIDPKHAQNPSTLEKEWNPWDEDDLAEESNIQRKRETFKEHLDLIIKSRPKRYKVQIWGKAAIGLYLWEHVLEGPLNPSDKTGQWREGEIQAGKINFSFYTGPAVVQGHIPVDTDSVVLVLNGREQQKISYSTQWLQHAQALVQAHTLAHVAVVLLGSEQCTNDWISPYLRRHGGFIDVLFLVYDSPWVNDKDVFQWPLGVATYRHFPVIMPSAQLVSTTRPYLCNFLGTVYKNSSREALMSILKQENLEKDCITNAREKWLPQETTESLRQYQSALAQSELTLCPVGVNAECYRIYEACASGSLPVVQDVQTRGRCTEGRGSPLRLLKDAGAPFIFVKDWRELPAILQAERAMSQAQREERRRRLLEWYSGFRQQMKERFTEVLEEAFFKVS; encoded by the exons ATGATGAGAGTTCTTCGTCGAAAAATCGTTGTTCTTGTTGTAGCTGCATATGTTGCATTCTCATTGTATGCGGCATATAATGTATTCTTCAGTAAGCGGGTTATGTCTCGCGTCCACAGAGTGGTGAAAAAGGGGTCTGCTGGTG GCGATGCTAAAATTGATCCAAAGCATGCACAGAATCCATCCACATTGGAAAAGGAGTGGAACCCTTGGGATGAAGACGATTTGGCGGAAGAAAGCAACATCCAGCGTAAACGAGAAACTTTCAAGGAGCATTTAGACTTAATCATTAAAAGCAGACCCAAGAGATACAAAGTCCAGATCTGGGGCAAAGCAGCCATAG GCCTCTATCTGTGGGAGCATGTTTTAGAGGGTCCTCTGAATCCCTCGGACAAAACAGGCCAGTGGCGGGAGGGGGAGATCCAGGCGGGCAAAATCAATTTCAG CTTTTATACGGGCCCGGCGGTGGTGCAGGGCCACATTCCTGTTGACACGGACAgcgtggtgctggtgctgaacGGGCGCGAGCAGCAGAAGATCTCCTACTCCACCCAGTGGCTGCAGCACGCCCAGGCCCTGGTGCAGGCCCACACTCTGGCCCACGTAGCCGTGGTGCTGCTGGGCAGCGAGCAGTGCACCAACGACTGGATCAGCCCGTACCTCCGGCGCCATGGCGGCTTCATCGACGTGCTGTTCCTGGTGTACGACAGCCCGTGGGTCAACGACAAGGACGTCTTTCAGTGGCCCCTAGGAGTGGCTAC GTACAGACACTTCCCAGTCATCATGCCTAGTGCACAGCTGGTGAGCACCACCAGGCCTTACCTCTGCAACTTCCTGGGTACGGTCTACAAGAACTCCTCACGAGAGGCCCTCATGAGCATCCTGAAACAGGAGAACCTGGAGAAGGACTGCATCACCAATGCCCGGGAGAA GTGGTTGCCCCAGGAGACGACGGAGTCCCTCCGTCAGTACCAGTCGGCGCTGGCCCAGAGTGAGCTGACGCTGTGCCCGGTGGGCGTGAACGCCGAGTGCTACCGCATCTACGAGGCCTGCGCGTCCGGCTCGCTGCCCGTGGTGCAGGACGTCCAGACCAGAGGCCGGTGCACGGAGGGGCGCGGCTCTCCGCTGCGGCTGCTCAAGGACGCCGGCGCGCCCTTCATCTTCGTCAAGGACTGGAGGGAGCTGCCGGCCATCCTGCAGGCGGAGCGCGCCATGAGCCAGGCCCAGCGCGAGGAGCGGCGCCGGAGGCTGCTGGAGTGGTACAGCGGCTTCAGGCAGCAGATGAAGGAGCGCTTCACCGAGGTGCTGGAGGAGGCCTTCTTCAAAGTCAGCTGA
- the LOC134094287 gene encoding cytochrome b-c1 complex subunit Rieske, mitochondrial-like, whose product MMSLASRSGALAPHVQATNVGVKALTAGTFNKTENAKKTLDSKTRPSYANGCAGVRYAHTDIKIPDFSDYRRPDVMDPNKSSQESSEARRTFSYMLTGATSIVGVYAAKTVVTQFVSSMSASADVLALSKIEVKLGDIPEGKNMTFKWRGKPLFVRHRTDKEIDIENGVDLGELRDPQHDKDRVQNPKWVIVLGVCTHLGCVPIANAGEFGGYYCPCHGSHYDASGRIRKGPAPLNLEVPYYEFPDEETVIVG is encoded by the exons ATGATGTCCCTAGCCTCTCGTTCTGGGGCCCTGGCCCCACACGTTCAGGCGACCAATGTTGGAGTGAAAGCTTTAACAGCAGGAACTTTTAACAAAACTGAAAATGCGAAGAAAACCCTTGACTCCAAGACGAGGCCTTCCTACGCCAACG GTTGTGCTGGAGTCCGATATGCCCACACAGACATCAAGATCCCGGACTTTTCCGACTACCGGCGTCCAGATGTGATGGACCCTAACAAGTCCTCGCAGGAGAGCAGCGAAGCCAGGCGGACCTTCTCCTACATGCTGACCGGCGCCACCTCCATCGTGGGCGTCTACGCTGCCAAGACGGTGGTGACGCAGTTTGTTTCCTCCATGAGTGCTTCGGCCGACGTGCTGGCCTTGTCCAAGATCGAGGTGAAGCTGGGCGACATCCCCGAGGGCAAGAACATGACCTTCAAGTGGCGTGGGAAGCCCCTGTTCGTGCGCCACCGCACCGACAAGGAGATCGACATCGAGAACGGCGTGGACCTGGGTGAGCTCCGCGACCCCCAGCACGACAAAGACCGCGTCCAGAACCCTAAATGGGTCATCGTGCTCGGAGTCTGCACCCACCTGGGCTGCGTGCCGATCGCCAACGCCGGGGAGTTCGGTGGCTACTACTGCCCTTGCCACGGCTCCCACTACGACGCCTCTGGCCGCATTCGCAAGGGACCGGCCCCCCTCAACCTGGAGGTCCCTTACTATGAGTTCCCCGACGAGGAGACGGTAATTGTGGGCTAG